Proteins encoded together in one Lathyrus oleraceus cultivar Zhongwan6 chromosome 5, CAAS_Psat_ZW6_1.0, whole genome shotgun sequence window:
- the LOC127087627 gene encoding cinnamoyl-CoA reductase 1, which yields MPAASAAAAAEPSPISGQTICVTGAGGFIASWMVKLLLEKGYTVRGTLRNPDDAKNGHLKELEGAKERLTLHKVDLLDLNSVKAAVHGCHGVFHTASPVTDNPEEMVEPAVNGAKNVIIAAAEANVRRVVFTSSIGAVYMDPKRSVDVEVDESCWSDLEFCKNTKNWYCYGKAVAEQAAWDIAKEKEVDLVVVNPVLVLGPLLQPTINASTIHILKYLTGSAKTYANATQAYVHVRDVALAHILVYEKPSASGRYLCAESSLHRGELVEILAKYFPEYPIPTKCSDEKNPRVKPHIFSNKKLKDLGLEFTPVSQCLYETVKSLQEQGHIPVPKKDDSLAVKS from the exons ATGCCTGCCGCCTCCGCCGCCGCCGCTGCAGAACCTTCACCAATCTCCGGCCAAACCATATGCGTCACCGGCGCCGGCGGATTCATCGCTTCATGGATGGTTAAACTCCTCCTTGAAAAAGGCTACACCGTCAGAGGAACCTTGCGAAACCCAG ATGATGCAAAAAATGGACACTTGAAAGAGTTGGAAGGAGCGAAGGAGAGACTAACTCTGCATAAAGTTGATCTACTTGATCTTAACTCCGTTAAAGCTGCCGTTCACGGTTGTCACGGTGTTTTTCATACTGCTTCTCCCGTTACCGATAACCCC GAAGAGATGGTGGAGCCTGCAGTAAATGGAGCAAAGAATGTAATCATAGCTGCTGCAGAAGCAAATGTGAGGCGCGTGGTTTTCACTTCCTCAATTGGCGCAGTCTATATGGACCCAAAGAGAAGTGTTgatgttgaagttgacgagtcTTGTTGGAGCGATTTGGAATTTTGCAAGAACACCAAG AATTGGTATTGCTATGGGAAAGCAGTGGCGGAACAAGCAGCATGGGATATAGCAAAAGAGAAAGAAGTAGATTTGGTTGTAGTGAATCCAGTTTTGGTTCTTGGACCATTGCTACAACCCACAATCAATGCAAGCACAATTCACATACTAAAGTACTTAACTGGATCTGCAAAAACCTATGCAAATGCAACACAAGCTTATGTTCATGTCAGGGATGTGGCATTAGCACATATACTTGTTTATGAAAAACCTTCTGCTTCTGGTAGATACTTATGTGCTGAAAGTTCATTGCACCGTGGAGAGCTTGTTGAAATTCTGGCTAAGTATTTTCCTGAATACCCGATTCCTACCAA GTGTTCAGATGAAAAGAATCCTAGAGTGAAACCACATATCTTCTCAAACAAAAAACTGAAAGATTTGGGATTGGAATTCACTCCAGTGAGTCAATGTTTATATGAAACCGTTAAGAGTCTGCAAGAGCAAGGTCACATTcctgttccaaagaaagatgATTCTCTAGCAGTCAAATCTTAA